One stretch of Schlesneria sp. DSM 10557 DNA includes these proteins:
- the metK gene encoding methionine adenosyltransferase: protein MTNYFFTSESVSMGHPDKVADQISDGVLDAILAQDPRSRVACETLCTTDLVVLSGEITTQAKLDYVQIARDVVKDIGYISDDIGFSYETCKVFVALHSQSPDIAMGVDREGAGDQGLMFGYACNQTPELMPLPIALSHRIINRLTEARQKTEVDWLRPDAKSQVSVEYDANNKPVGISAVVVSTQHSDSVSQEDISNFVIDEVIKKSISPELLTKNTKYHINPTGRFVVGGPHGDTGLTGRKIIVDTYGGWGRHGGGAFSGKDPTKVDRSAAYMARHVAKNIVAAGLASECEVQLAYAIGVAEPVSVHVDTNGTNVIPEDKIVQLVREHFKMTPLSIIEYLKLRRPVYRKTASGGHFGRNDADFTWEATNKAADLKKAAGL from the coding sequence ATGACGAATTATTTCTTTACCAGCGAATCTGTCAGCATGGGTCACCCTGACAAAGTCGCAGATCAGATTTCTGACGGCGTGCTCGACGCGATTCTGGCTCAAGATCCCCGTTCTCGCGTGGCCTGCGAAACGCTGTGCACGACGGACCTCGTGGTTCTTTCCGGTGAAATTACCACCCAGGCCAAGCTCGACTACGTGCAGATCGCTCGCGACGTCGTCAAAGATATCGGTTACATCAGCGATGATATCGGTTTCTCATACGAGACCTGCAAGGTCTTCGTTGCACTTCATAGCCAGAGCCCTGACATTGCCATGGGTGTCGATCGCGAAGGCGCCGGCGACCAAGGTTTGATGTTCGGTTATGCCTGTAACCAGACCCCGGAACTGATGCCGCTGCCGATCGCCCTGTCGCACCGCATCATTAACCGTCTGACCGAAGCCCGTCAGAAGACGGAAGTCGACTGGTTGCGTCCTGATGCCAAGAGCCAGGTCTCGGTGGAATACGATGCCAACAACAAACCCGTCGGAATTTCCGCGGTTGTTGTCTCGACCCAGCATTCTGACAGCGTCAGTCAGGAAGATATCTCGAACTTCGTGATCGATGAAGTCATTAAGAAGTCGATCTCGCCTGAGCTGCTGACCAAGAACACCAAGTACCACATCAATCCAACGGGTCGCTTTGTCGTTGGTGGTCCACACGGTGACACCGGTTTGACGGGTCGCAAGATCATTGTGGATACGTACGGTGGCTGGGGCCGTCACGGCGGTGGTGCATTCAGTGGCAAGGATCCCACCAAGGTGGACCGTTCTGCCGCTTACATGGCACGCCACGTCGCCAAGAATATCGTTGCCGCTGGATTGGCCAGCGAGTGCGAAGTTCAGCTCGCCTACGCCATCGGCGTTGCCGAACCGGTCAGCGTTCACGTCGACACGAATGGCACCAATGTCATTCCCGAAGACAAGATTGTCCAACTGGTTCGTGAGCACTTCAAGATGACCCCGCTCTCGATCATCGAGTACCTCAAGCTGCGTCGACCTGTTTACCGCAAGACCGCCAGCGGTGGACACTTCGGTCGTAACGATGCCGACTTCACGTGGGAAGCCACGAACAAGGCTGCTGACCTCAAGAAGGCTGCCGGTCTGTAA
- a CDS encoding GntR family transcriptional regulator produces the protein MQQNPFEFAVQPTSGVPIYRQLMDQVRSMISSGRLLAGDRLPSVRQLAATLEVNMMTVSKAYARLEADGVIERERGVGMRVPLAPDAGTSSGPRTTVAERQKELRPIAEELATRAWQLKLTEQQVISVVESVFKERNL, from the coding sequence ATGCAACAAAACCCTTTCGAATTCGCCGTGCAGCCTACGTCTGGAGTGCCGATCTACCGGCAACTGATGGATCAGGTTCGTTCCATGATCTCCAGCGGCCGGCTGTTGGCAGGGGACAGGCTGCCCAGTGTGCGGCAATTGGCCGCGACACTCGAGGTCAACATGATGACAGTCTCGAAGGCCTACGCCCGTCTGGAAGCAGACGGTGTGATCGAGCGCGAGAGAGGGGTGGGAATGCGGGTCCCCCTCGCCCCGGATGCTGGAACGAGTTCCGGACCGCGGACGACGGTTGCCGAACGGCAGAAAGAGTTGCGGCCGATCGCCGAAGAGCTGGCGACACGGGCGTGGCAACTGAAGTTGACTGAGCAGCAGGTGATTTCCGTTGTCGAATCGGTGTTCAAAGAACGGAACTTGTGA
- a CDS encoding M14 family zinc carboxypeptidase, which translates to MRTLMTLATLSAATAGYFYLQGTPSVGEPYEAPSAAARLQEEAQREYLRLSEVSRGSVKELVNRVHLHTKSVLDDFANQHGGHSDAPLDDAFQRLRQVTQSAIDTYAADKSPAEEVAKSKPTRLPPTRLDDLQRIAFDPGAAIDQVVEQILIQHEESIQQEEAANIAASSPAAEAGSVQAEALKTEKEPEPAPVATVAEQAQEAPAAVPQVAQSVPAESAAEAPAVTGSEITNVSRQEATPVVKTMTAPAQPATAPQTSKPIVGYEWKVIGKTTEGRKMHSTQFGSTGTRILVIAGLNGEDRVAVRWLELLADAMASRPDLTKNIEVVFFRAGNPDGLVRKVKTNSRGVPLNRNFPSRGYRQVVGVPSFAVPASEVETRVILDTLYTFRPRRVIHLTSTTGPSQVLYNRSGKPLALELERNAKLKPVLLDPELSPGSLEDFSDGTLEAAVLSLKVSIGNDWQQAWTQVQSQVLAAVVGRPLGAGEGENGVDPDANGSPVPYSTIEPISRNPRNRGYQELPAPPE; encoded by the coding sequence GTGCGAACTTTGATGACGCTTGCGACTCTTTCTGCCGCCACGGCAGGGTATTTCTATCTTCAGGGAACACCCTCGGTGGGTGAGCCTTACGAAGCTCCTTCGGCTGCAGCGCGGCTTCAGGAAGAGGCGCAGCGCGAGTACCTGCGTCTGTCTGAAGTCTCGCGAGGCTCTGTTAAGGAACTCGTGAATCGCGTGCACCTGCACACGAAGTCGGTGCTCGATGACTTCGCGAACCAGCATGGTGGGCATTCCGATGCGCCGCTCGACGATGCCTTTCAGCGATTGAGGCAAGTCACCCAGTCGGCCATCGACACCTACGCCGCGGATAAGAGTCCAGCGGAAGAAGTGGCCAAATCCAAGCCGACGCGACTTCCGCCGACGCGACTGGATGATCTGCAGCGGATTGCCTTCGATCCCGGAGCGGCGATCGATCAGGTTGTTGAACAGATTCTCATTCAGCATGAGGAAAGTATTCAGCAGGAAGAGGCTGCAAATATCGCTGCAAGTTCCCCTGCAGCAGAGGCTGGATCGGTACAGGCTGAAGCTCTGAAAACGGAGAAAGAACCCGAACCAGCCCCCGTCGCGACGGTCGCCGAACAGGCTCAGGAAGCTCCCGCAGCGGTGCCCCAGGTGGCTCAGTCAGTGCCTGCGGAGAGTGCGGCCGAGGCTCCTGCTGTCACAGGGTCGGAAATTACAAACGTTTCGCGGCAGGAGGCTACGCCTGTGGTGAAGACGATGACCGCTCCTGCGCAGCCTGCGACAGCGCCTCAGACGTCGAAGCCAATCGTGGGGTATGAGTGGAAGGTAATCGGCAAGACGACCGAAGGTCGGAAAATGCATTCCACCCAATTCGGGTCGACGGGGACCCGGATACTGGTGATCGCCGGTTTAAATGGTGAGGATCGCGTTGCTGTGCGCTGGCTCGAGTTGCTGGCGGATGCAATGGCCAGCCGGCCGGACCTCACGAAGAACATCGAAGTCGTGTTCTTCCGGGCTGGTAACCCGGATGGTCTGGTTCGGAAAGTGAAGACGAACTCTCGCGGTGTGCCGCTCAACCGTAATTTCCCCAGCCGAGGATATCGGCAGGTGGTCGGCGTCCCTTCGTTTGCTGTCCCCGCCAGCGAAGTTGAGACACGTGTGATCCTGGACACGCTGTACACGTTTCGTCCGCGTCGGGTGATTCACCTCACTTCGACAACAGGTCCGTCGCAGGTTCTCTACAACCGATCCGGAAAACCCCTGGCACTTGAGCTTGAGCGTAATGCGAAGTTGAAACCTGTGCTGCTGGATCCTGAACTCAGTCCTGGTTCGCTGGAAGACTTCTCTGACGGAACGTTGGAGGCCGCCGTTCTGTCGCTCAAGGTTAGCATTGGCAACGACTGGCAGCAGGCTTGGACCCAGGTTCAATCGCAGGTGCTGGCCGCAGTGGTTGGGCGACCTCTCGGTGCGGGTGAGGGAGAGAATGGCGTGGACCCAGATGCAAATGGCAGCCCCGTTCCTTATTCCACGATTGAACCGATTTCGCGAAATCCACGTAATCGTGGTTATCAAGAACTTCCGGCCCCACCGGAGTAA
- the bfr gene encoding bacterioferritin — protein MQGNTQVIDALNRALTIELTAINQYFCQSKMCKNWGLMKLAKKHYEESIGEMKHADKIIDRVLFLEGTPEIARYDVIRVGSDVKEQFENDLKLETSGVAAYNELVDLCIKIKDNGTHAIALEILTDSEEHVDWLETQLGLIEKIGLENYLAQHMLGEEVE, from the coding sequence ATGCAAGGCAACACTCAGGTCATCGACGCTCTCAATCGCGCTCTGACCATCGAATTGACGGCGATCAACCAGTACTTCTGCCAGTCGAAGATGTGCAAAAACTGGGGCTTGATGAAGCTGGCGAAAAAGCACTATGAAGAATCGATCGGCGAGATGAAGCATGCCGACAAGATCATTGACCGGGTGTTGTTCCTGGAAGGAACTCCCGAGATTGCCCGCTATGACGTGATCCGCGTCGGCAGTGACGTCAAAGAGCAGTTCGAGAATGACCTGAAGCTCGAAACCAGTGGGGTGGCGGCCTACAACGAACTGGTCGATCTGTGCATCAAGATCAAGGATAACGGAACCCACGCCATCGCGCTTGAGATTCTCACGGATTCCGAGGAGCACGTTGACTGGCTGGAAACCCAGTTAGGGTTGATCGAGAAGATCGGGCTGGAAAACTATCTCGCTCAGCACATGCTGGGTGAAGAGGTCGAGTGA
- a CDS encoding DinB family protein produces the protein MALRQLIQTQSAGDIMVLELASSVSSLADHNILNELDEIREQRRCMGCSKLIVDLAEAPFFGSSLLELIRVLWNDISRQGGRLVICNPSPVGREVLEVAKFHQIWPIMESREEAFIALSVPPNVASWPDSLKDLVARYERGAGELSAAVAGFPSMQLKTPAPPGVWSVLQIVCHLSDFEIVYADRMKRVVAEDNPTMLSGDPDLFAAKLAYDQRDVREELGLIASVRRQVARILRTLKASDFDRTGQHSTDGPISLLVLLQRVTGHITHHLKFIEGKAEALRGAESAGLRV, from the coding sequence ATGGCTCTTCGTCAGTTGATTCAAACGCAGTCTGCCGGCGACATCATGGTTCTGGAGCTGGCTTCCAGTGTCAGCAGCCTGGCCGATCACAATATTCTGAATGAACTCGATGAAATTCGAGAGCAGCGACGCTGCATGGGGTGCAGCAAGCTGATCGTGGATCTGGCTGAAGCTCCCTTCTTCGGGTCGAGCCTGCTGGAACTGATCCGGGTTCTGTGGAATGACATTTCGCGCCAAGGGGGGCGACTTGTCATTTGTAATCCCTCGCCTGTTGGTCGGGAGGTTTTGGAGGTCGCCAAGTTTCATCAGATCTGGCCCATCATGGAGTCGCGCGAGGAAGCATTTATTGCGTTGAGTGTCCCCCCGAATGTTGCGAGCTGGCCAGATTCGTTAAAGGACCTGGTCGCCCGATACGAACGGGGTGCTGGGGAGCTGTCTGCGGCTGTCGCGGGGTTTCCCTCGATGCAGCTCAAGACGCCTGCTCCTCCGGGGGTCTGGAGCGTGCTGCAGATTGTTTGCCATCTATCCGATTTTGAGATTGTCTATGCCGACCGGATGAAGCGAGTCGTGGCCGAGGATAATCCGACAATGTTGAGTGGTGATCCGGACCTGTTTGCAGCGAAACTCGCCTATGACCAGCGTGACGTTCGGGAAGAGCTGGGGTTGATTGCTTCTGTTCGGCGTCAGGTGGCTCGCATTTTGAGAACCTTGAAGGCGAGCGACTTCGACCGGACCGGCCAGCACTCGACCGATGGCCCCATTTCATTACTCGTGCTGCTGCAGCGGGTGACGGGCCACATCACGCATCACTTGAAATTTATCGAAGGAAAAGCAGAGGCTCTTCGGGGGGCCGAATCGGCCGGGTTGAGAGTTTGA
- a CDS encoding response regulator: MPTILVVDDSTTDRLRAGGLLTQVDGVSVEYATDGNDALTKMGEHVPDLVVTDLDMPAINGLELVKVIGEIHPFVPVILMTARGSEEIAVRALKAGAASYVSKRKLNLHLAETATQVLQAAQHNRAQLRLKQRLSRKEVEFSLENDQELISSMVQYLQDQVMEMGVCDESDRVRIGVSLQEALTNACFHGNLELCSSLRETDHRAYYDLALERVKSLPWSARRIHVTGRFTRDEVEFVIRDDGFGFDRSCLLDPTDPENLERPCGRGLLLMHTFMDEVNYNSVGNEVRLIKRRKIVIPEEAPSTEAGDDSSSGAQSGKHSASGSVFTGLKE; this comes from the coding sequence ATGCCTACCATCCTGGTTGTTGACGATTCTACGACTGATCGTCTCCGCGCGGGAGGACTGCTCACTCAAGTTGACGGAGTGAGTGTGGAATACGCCACGGATGGAAACGATGCGCTGACTAAGATGGGGGAGCACGTTCCTGATCTGGTCGTGACGGATCTCGATATGCCTGCGATCAACGGCCTGGAGTTGGTGAAGGTGATTGGTGAGATCCATCCGTTTGTTCCCGTCATCCTGATGACAGCCCGGGGAAGTGAAGAAATTGCCGTGAGAGCATTGAAAGCGGGTGCCGCGAGTTATGTCTCCAAGCGGAAGTTGAATCTTCATCTGGCGGAGACAGCGACTCAGGTTCTGCAGGCGGCTCAACATAACCGGGCGCAGTTGCGGCTGAAGCAGCGACTCAGTCGAAAAGAGGTGGAGTTCAGTCTGGAGAACGACCAGGAGTTGATTTCGTCGATGGTGCAGTATCTCCAGGATCAGGTGATGGAGATGGGGGTCTGTGACGAATCAGATCGGGTCCGGATCGGTGTTTCGCTACAGGAAGCACTGACGAATGCCTGCTTTCACGGGAATCTGGAGCTCTGCTCGTCGCTGCGGGAAACGGATCATCGGGCGTACTACGATCTGGCGCTTGAGCGAGTCAAGTCGCTTCCCTGGTCGGCTCGGCGGATACACGTCACGGGCCGCTTTACGCGTGACGAAGTCGAGTTTGTGATTCGGGATGATGGCTTTGGCTTTGACCGGAGCTGTCTGCTTGATCCGACGGATCCTGAAAATCTCGAACGTCCTTGCGGGCGTGGGTTGCTGCTGATGCATACCTTCATGGACGAGGTGAATTACAACTCGGTTGGAAATGAAGTGCGGCTGATCAAACGGCGCAAAATCGTGATTCCGGAGGAGGCTCCGTCGACCGAGGCTGGTGACGACAGCTCCAGTGGTGCTCAGTCGGGAAAACACTCTGCCAGCGGTTCTGTCTTCACAGGACTGAAGGAATGA
- a CDS encoding sigma 54-interacting transcriptional regulator: protein MAVFAGAIVAYCVVVMVVVATAPDLRLRFLLVGPTGLTSGIIIEDTIGVEALDGQPVPQPQDVLIELDGQPVKTSLDFMREQFAIRNRDLQLRPNTPGPHRQDAQNYVPIKFVRSTDAQPVSTAIKIQAVPMREVGLTLVWFLLELIIFSVGAVGFWSRPFDDAARLFFVMCSVTLAAFVGGFHWWTVGSNFWLNLPFAVCAILLPAVILHFFLVYPRSKRPLIQWPIATVAAIYAIPLLTIMAFLAVDGGLWFLPHSMGPQAEFNSQLVSMLLNWLRIGVYSYFAVAAVYFLIALGALTHSWFTARNPIEKNQVRWILRAGCAASFFIGYALYLAFFYRAEFALGGGRIPMFLASLLFMFAYAVGIVRYKLMLIDQIVNRGMWYYVLSYAATATVAFVISCGTLAMTIRKAQALEQPSWIIAGILMLAVVLLIWLRDSWQTFVDRRFFREKYRLDKALQRMNQAAGRLADVDFLAERMLMSCRDVLQSELTALYLRDSQTSTFRLAGAQGVSAGLPMQFSAPEEFCQALQTDPTLQRVTSVSRDDLSPTQSLLRLVKADLVHGLETNGEITGIVVLGGKQNGLMYSAEDLTFLTALGQITGIALHCANVHQNLKHLNEELRTKVDQLAQQRQRIAMLEAEIATTRSEPVTATGTEFRRDAIIGRSPALNQVLEMVRKVAPSETSVLVRGESGTGKELLAKAIHENSSRRSGPLISVNCAAFSSGLLESELFGHVRGSFTGAHENKPGRFELAHRGTLFLDEIGDISAETQIKLLRVLQQREFEPVGGTKTIQVDVRMIAATHQNLERLIAEGKFREDLYYRLNVISIHLPPLRERPDDILDLAAYFLKSAAVRGGRRVTRFDDDALNALMQYSWPGNIRELQNVIERAVVLCEDEVIELSDLPADIQKTTSTVSKGSPNWDLSTTETIASQTFAADDPASERRILVEALHACDGNKTKAARRLGLPRSTYFSKLKKYGIDDNPPPDSPRFGRLPR, encoded by the coding sequence TTGGCAGTTTTTGCTGGCGCCATCGTTGCCTACTGTGTTGTGGTGATGGTGGTTGTCGCCACGGCGCCCGACCTTCGCCTGCGTTTTCTTCTCGTCGGGCCTACCGGACTTACCTCCGGCATCATCATCGAAGATACGATCGGGGTCGAAGCCCTGGATGGGCAACCGGTACCGCAGCCCCAGGACGTCTTGATTGAGTTGGATGGTCAACCGGTTAAAACCAGTCTCGATTTTATGCGAGAACAGTTCGCCATCCGAAATCGGGATCTTCAGCTTCGCCCGAACACTCCGGGTCCACATCGGCAGGATGCGCAAAACTACGTTCCGATTAAATTTGTCCGATCGACGGACGCTCAGCCAGTCTCCACAGCGATCAAGATCCAAGCGGTCCCGATGCGGGAAGTGGGTTTGACTCTCGTCTGGTTCCTGCTCGAACTGATTATTTTTTCAGTGGGGGCGGTCGGTTTCTGGAGTCGGCCGTTCGATGACGCCGCGCGACTCTTCTTTGTGATGTGCTCCGTGACGTTGGCCGCGTTTGTGGGGGGCTTTCACTGGTGGACGGTCGGCAGCAACTTCTGGCTGAACCTTCCCTTCGCTGTCTGCGCAATCTTGCTCCCGGCCGTCATTCTGCACTTTTTCCTCGTTTACCCCCGTTCGAAGCGACCGCTGATTCAGTGGCCGATTGCCACTGTCGCTGCCATCTACGCCATTCCACTTCTGACGATCATGGCGTTTCTCGCCGTGGACGGCGGCTTATGGTTTTTGCCTCATTCGATGGGGCCACAGGCGGAATTCAATTCGCAACTTGTCTCGATGCTGTTGAACTGGTTGCGAATCGGTGTCTACAGCTACTTTGCCGTGGCAGCGGTGTACTTTCTGATCGCTTTGGGGGCTCTGACGCACAGTTGGTTTACGGCCCGTAATCCCATTGAAAAGAATCAGGTTCGCTGGATCCTGCGTGCCGGCTGCGCCGCCTCGTTCTTTATTGGCTATGCACTCTATCTCGCCTTCTTCTACCGGGCCGAATTTGCGCTGGGGGGAGGGCGAATTCCCATGTTCCTGGCCAGTCTGCTGTTTATGTTCGCATACGCAGTCGGGATTGTCCGGTACAAACTCATGCTGATTGATCAGATCGTCAACCGCGGGATGTGGTACTACGTCCTCAGTTATGCCGCGACAGCAACCGTCGCTTTTGTCATTTCCTGCGGAACCCTGGCGATGACGATCCGCAAAGCCCAGGCTCTGGAACAGCCTTCCTGGATCATCGCTGGCATTCTCATGCTCGCTGTCGTGTTGCTGATCTGGTTGAGGGATTCCTGGCAGACGTTTGTCGATCGACGCTTCTTTCGCGAAAAGTATCGGCTGGACAAGGCACTTCAGCGGATGAATCAGGCGGCGGGGCGATTGGCTGATGTCGACTTTCTCGCCGAACGAATGCTGATGTCCTGTCGCGACGTGCTGCAGTCCGAATTGACGGCACTGTATCTTCGCGATTCGCAAACCTCGACTTTTCGACTCGCCGGTGCTCAAGGAGTTTCCGCCGGTCTTCCCATGCAGTTTTCCGCACCGGAGGAATTCTGCCAGGCGCTTCAGACCGATCCGACTCTTCAGCGCGTCACGTCCGTGTCGCGCGATGATCTGTCGCCGACACAAAGCCTGTTAAGGCTGGTGAAAGCGGATCTCGTCCACGGCTTGGAAACCAATGGCGAAATTACCGGGATCGTCGTTCTGGGAGGCAAACAGAATGGATTGATGTATTCGGCCGAAGATCTGACCTTCCTTACGGCGCTCGGGCAGATCACCGGGATCGCACTTCATTGCGCCAACGTGCATCAAAACCTGAAACATCTTAACGAAGAACTGCGAACGAAGGTGGATCAGTTGGCGCAGCAACGTCAGCGAATCGCCATGCTGGAGGCCGAGATCGCGACGACACGGTCTGAACCTGTCACTGCGACCGGGACCGAGTTCCGTCGTGACGCAATCATCGGGCGCAGTCCGGCGTTGAATCAGGTGCTGGAGATGGTTCGCAAAGTCGCGCCGAGTGAAACGAGTGTTCTAGTTCGTGGCGAGAGCGGGACAGGGAAGGAATTGCTGGCGAAAGCGATCCATGAGAACAGTTCACGGCGGAGCGGACCTCTGATCAGTGTGAACTGTGCGGCATTCTCGTCCGGGTTGCTGGAAAGCGAGCTATTCGGACACGTGCGCGGATCATTCACGGGAGCTCATGAGAATAAACCAGGTCGATTTGAATTGGCTCATCGGGGAACGCTGTTTCTGGATGAAATCGGCGATATTTCCGCCGAGACGCAGATCAAGCTGCTGCGTGTGCTTCAGCAGCGTGAGTTCGAGCCCGTGGGGGGGACCAAAACGATTCAGGTCGACGTCCGCATGATCGCGGCGACACATCAGAACCTGGAACGGCTGATCGCCGAAGGCAAATTTCGCGAGGACCTCTACTACCGCCTGAACGTCATCAGCATTCATTTGCCGCCACTGCGAGAGCGACCGGACGACATTCTCGATCTGGCGGCTTACTTCCTCAAATCGGCAGCGGTCCGCGGGGGTCGACGAGTCACGCGCTTTGACGATGACGCCTTGAATGCCCTGATGCAGTACTCATGGCCTGGTAACATTCGTGAACTTCAGAACGTCATCGAACGGGCCGTGGTCCTGTGCGAGGATGAGGTAATCGAACTGAGCGATTTGCCTGCCGACATTCAGAAGACAACTTCGACGGTGAGCAAAGGATCGCCCAACTGGGATCTGAGTACGACAGAGACCATTGCAAGCCAGACGTTCGCGGCGGACGATCCCGCGTCTGAGCGGCGAATCCTTGTGGAAGCGCTGCACGCTTGCGATGGGAACAAAACCAAGGCCGCGCGCCGCCTCGGCTTGCCCCGCAGCACGTATTTCAGCAAGCTGAAAAAGTATGGGATTGACGACAATCCTCCGCCGGATTCGCCCCGGTTTGGACGACTGCCGCGGTAA
- a CDS encoding (2Fe-2S)-binding protein, with product MISSAESTTVTQNHACEGTCSSCGLVGSCAVRTVCRCLKVAEDTIIEAIRTGGATSVRDLKLMTGAGDGCAACHRHLKQYLAIYLPPVADHSTSSPSMC from the coding sequence GTGATCAGTTCCGCCGAGTCTACCACAGTAACCCAGAATCACGCCTGCGAAGGGACGTGCTCCAGTTGCGGCCTGGTTGGGAGTTGCGCTGTCCGCACAGTCTGCCGATGTCTGAAAGTCGCTGAAGATACCATTATCGAAGCGATTCGCACCGGCGGTGCCACCTCTGTCCGCGACCTGAAACTGATGACAGGGGCAGGCGACGGTTGCGCCGCCTGCCACAGACACCTCAAACAGTATCTGGCCATCTATCTGCCGCCCGTGGCGGATCACTCGACCTCTTCACCCAGCATGTGCTGA
- a CDS encoding ABC transporter ATP-binding protein produces the protein MADSVITINSLKKAFGSRQVLTGVDLDVPAGAIVGLVGTNGSGKSTLIKCLLGLLRKTSGTVSLFGEDSWNLSASAKSRLGYVPQTVRLYPWMKVKHIVAYTSSFYEDWDEQWAATLLDRWELPLEHRIGPLSPGQLQKLALVLALGYRPELLILDEPVASLDPVARRGFLRSLLELCQENEHTILFSTHITSDLERVASHLAILKEGQIALFDELDNVKDQVKRFRIKAASMLPADFTVPGALRCAVDGKQAVAAVTRVDDQLVSELKRQWQADVVVEDLNLEEIFLEYHHV, from the coding sequence ATGGCTGATTCCGTCATTACGATCAATTCCCTGAAGAAGGCCTTTGGTTCGAGGCAGGTGCTCACCGGCGTTGATCTCGACGTACCGGCAGGGGCCATTGTGGGGTTGGTGGGGACGAACGGCTCGGGCAAATCCACTCTCATCAAGTGTTTGCTTGGCCTGCTGAGAAAGACCTCGGGGACAGTCAGTCTGTTTGGAGAGGATTCCTGGAACCTCAGTGCCTCGGCAAAAAGTCGACTCGGATATGTTCCTCAGACTGTCCGGCTTTATCCGTGGATGAAGGTGAAGCATATCGTTGCTTACACCTCTTCATTCTACGAGGACTGGGACGAACAGTGGGCAGCGACACTGCTCGATCGATGGGAGCTTCCGCTGGAACATCGAATCGGCCCTTTGTCTCCCGGTCAGTTACAGAAACTGGCACTGGTGCTTGCCCTGGGATATCGACCTGAGCTGCTGATTCTTGATGAGCCGGTGGCGAGTCTGGATCCTGTCGCACGACGCGGATTTCTGCGGTCGTTGCTCGAACTCTGTCAGGAGAACGAGCACACCATCCTGTTCTCGACACATATCACTTCGGATCTGGAGCGGGTTGCCTCACATCTGGCAATTCTGAAAGAGGGGCAAATCGCTCTATTTGACGAGCTTGATAACGTCAAGGATCAGGTGAAGCGATTCCGGATTAAGGCGGCATCCATGCTTCCGGCTGATTTCACAGTCCCGGGAGCCTTGCGTTGTGCTGTGGACGGGAAGCAGGCCGTGGCGGCGGTCACACGGGTTGATGATCAGCTTGTGTCCGAATTAAAACGGCAGTGGCAAGCAGACGTGGTGGTGGAAGACCTGAATCTCGAAGAGATTTTTCTGGAGTATCACCATGTCTGA